In Polaribacter sp. L3A8, a genomic segment contains:
- a CDS encoding rubredoxin domain-containing protein: protein MSEQLNRIIVRGGVLSPGELKYICESVESLGLKTISFGSRQDILLPKNVNQEELAQFDKLKIVEANETGVENIVSSYVCADIFPSTSWLTGDRYLYLLEQFNTESKLKINLTDPKQRLVPLFTGNINFIASEHEDYWYLYVRLPDWKKTQMYPALIYSWDLDKIETAIENVLQEEPETIEMIFDLVSDAVDTNNRTVDKPLEVPFYPFPYFEGMNKIGMDKYWLGLYWRNNKYDISFLKEMCELCSENKIGKISITPWKSFVVKGIPKESKLVWEKFLGKRGINVRHSMLELNWHIPVANKDALNLKKYLVSNFDQNDISTYGLTFGITDYSKAAYYFTSIVVERNKQPEMIGNFQTRDTYNLLYAKNFDPNTRQYIMHVQDVDKVELPGLLMELSQLYFDQLGSEIEAEKEVEVQKETTELEVYQCKDCLTIYDEAFGDITQNIPAETLFNALPESYECSLCEAPKPSFQKVVLVK, encoded by the coding sequence ATGAGCGAGCAGTTAAATAGAATCATTGTAAGAGGTGGAGTTTTATCTCCTGGAGAACTAAAATACATTTGTGAATCTGTAGAAAGTTTGGGCTTAAAAACCATTTCTTTTGGCTCTAGACAAGATATTTTATTACCTAAAAATGTAAATCAAGAAGAGTTAGCTCAATTTGATAAATTAAAAATTGTAGAAGCAAATGAAACAGGCGTAGAAAACATTGTTTCGTCTTATGTTTGTGCAGATATTTTTCCGAGTACGTCTTGGTTAACAGGAGACCGATATTTATATCTTTTAGAACAATTTAATACAGAATCTAAATTAAAAATAAATTTAACAGATCCAAAACAACGTTTAGTTCCTTTGTTTACAGGGAATATAAACTTTATCGCTTCAGAACACGAAGATTATTGGTATTTGTATGTGAGGCTTCCAGATTGGAAAAAAACACAAATGTATCCTGCTTTAATTTATAGTTGGGATTTAGATAAGATTGAAACTGCTATTGAAAACGTTCTTCAAGAAGAGCCAGAAACCATCGAAATGATTTTCGATTTGGTTAGTGATGCAGTAGACACGAATAATAGAACGGTTGATAAACCTTTAGAAGTGCCTTTTTACCCTTTTCCTTATTTTGAAGGAATGAACAAAATTGGGATGGATAAATACTGGTTAGGTTTGTATTGGAGAAACAATAAATATGATATTTCTTTCTTAAAAGAAATGTGCGAATTGTGTTCTGAAAATAAGATTGGTAAAATTTCTATTACACCTTGGAAATCTTTTGTTGTTAAAGGGATTCCGAAAGAATCTAAACTGGTTTGGGAGAAGTTTTTAGGGAAGCGAGGAATCAATGTGCGCCATTCTATGTTAGAGTTAAATTGGCATATTCCTGTTGCTAATAAAGATGCTTTAAATTTAAAAAAATACTTGGTTTCTAATTTCGATCAAAATGATATTAGTACGTATGGTTTAACCTTCGGAATTACAGATTACAGCAAAGCAGCTTATTATTTTACATCAATTGTAGTGGAAAGAAATAAACAACCAGAAATGATTGGCAACTTTCAAACAAGAGATACGTATAATCTTTTGTATGCTAAAAATTTCGACCCAAATACAAGGCAATATATTATGCACGTTCAAGACGTGGATAAAGTAGAATTACCCGGTTTGTTAATGGAATTAAGTCAGTTGTATTTTGATCAATTAGGAAGTGAAATCGAAGCAGAAAAAGAAGTTGAGGTACAAAAAGAAACCACAGAATTAGAGGTATATCAATGTAAAGATTGTTTAACAATTTACGATGAAGCCTTTGGTGATATTACTCAAAATATCCCTGCAGAAACCTTATTTAATGCGCTTCCAGAAAGCTATGAATGTTCGCTGTGTGAAGCTCCAAAACCTAGTTTTCAAAAAGTAGTATTAGTAAAATAA